DNA sequence from the Malus domestica chromosome 06, GDT2T_hap1 genome:
TATGGGAGGATTTTCGAGAGCAGTGGGGCACGGTAGACACCTCATAGGAATAGGATCAGGAAGAAGAACTCAAACCCTACCATCAAACTTTCCAATGCAGAATCCAGAAGAGCCTCTAATCCTTCCAGAAGTATCGGCTTCTTTTCTAACTAGCTTCGAGCAGCAGTATGGAACCATGCATCCGTTCTTTTATGCGTGTAGTTTTATGGAGGCCTTAAAGATGGCAGAAGATGAGCATAAGTTCTTGTTCATTTATCTCCACTCACCGGAACACCCTTTCACACCTTCTTTCTGTAGAGAGACGCTGTCTTCGGAGGTGGTGGTGCAGTTTCTTGATGCTAACTTTGTTTCCTGGGGAGCAATTGCAGATAGAGAGGAAGGTCTTCAAATGGCTGCAACTCTGCGTCCTACTTGCTTTCCATTCTGTGCTATTATAGCTCCCGTTGCTGGTGATAACATAGCAGTGTTGCAGCAGGTTAATTGAAACCTTAAACTTGAAGGATTTGAATGAACTTATCATCCATTAGTTCTAGATTTATTATTGAATGCCCAAATTTGCATCCATCAATGCTTAAATTAACAAAACTTCCCTGCAACGAGATGTCACTGTGACGGTATCCTAGGCGACTCAATGTCATGTGACACAAGTTAATTAAAACATATCATATATAATGCATATTCACTTGCTATGCCGCCACAGTGACACCCCATTTGCAGGTAAGTTTCTCTCTTTAGTAACAACAACAGTTTCAACTTCCGATACTAATGATAAGGATACTTCATCTCTCTTTGTTCTCTTCTTTGTCCATGCTTAGATGGAAGGGCCAATTACCCCAACTGAGCTGGTGGGGATTCTGCAGCAGACGGTGGAGGAGCAAGGGCTGGCGTTTCGCAGTTCAAAGGCCAAGAAGGCAGAAAAAATAATAGCAGACCGCCGTCTAAGGGAAGAACAAGATGCAGCATATCTTGCAGCTCTACAAATAGACAAGGTTTGTTTACACTTTTGTGTTTAAGGAAAATTTTCAGCAACACCCCTAAACTTACGGTTTTACTTTTGTCCCTTCAAGTGGGGAAACTAATGGAAAATGTAATACATTTAACGATAGAGGGAAAATTGATACGTTTTAAAATTTAATGGAGCTCAAAACCAAATAGAAAGTCTGAGAGGAACTCATATTCTTGCCTACTTGCAGGAAAAGGAGAGACTAAAGAATTTACCTCCAGCTGTTAGACCTCATAAACCAGCAGAAGCCCCAAACAAAGCAAATCATGAGAGGCTTCAGAACCATTCTGTCAAACAACAGCATGGAAAAACTAGAGAGGCTTCCACTGATCCTCAAGATCCTCAGGCTGCCCGGATACTGATAAGGTTTCCGAACGGCGAAAGACGAGAGCAATGCTTCTTGTGCACAGACAAACTGCAGGCAGTTTACAGATACATTGATTCATTGGGTGTTCCTGGAATAGGTGGAAACTACAGATTGGTATCAAGCTTCCCACGAAAAGTGTATGGAGTTGATCAAATGGGGATCACACTCAAGGATGCTGGCCTGCATCCAAGAGCAAGCCTATTTCTTGAACTTGTGTGACCGATATCAAATTGAAATATATTTGTATAAAAAACTCAGGCAGATTATTAGCTTGCAACTATATTAATGATCAAGATTAATATTTGGGTTAAGGAGAGGTGATTCCAAATTGATCCAACCTTTTAAAATATTCTAAATAACTACTTAACgttttgaaaatttgacatACGTTCACTAATGTTAAGTAATAATGTGGACAAATATTGAAGTACATTATAACTCTCAATTATTTATAGAGCTTTGAGTCCCCGAATTAAGCACCTTTGCAGTTTAATTTGGCTTAAATGAGTCGAATTAGGGACTAGAGCTCAAAAAAGTGACGATCAATGAAAACCAACTTCAATATTTGTCAACGTCATACTTAACGTATGTGAAGCTAATGAATGCCCAGTTTTTAAAACAATAGTTAttgaaaatgttttaaatgattATGGCCAATTTGAATCACCCAAAACACTGGGTAGTTATCTGTGTTTAACTCTTACTATATGTATCGATATCAGATCACGTAGAAATATGATTTCTTGTATTAAGTTGTGTGAAGTATTACAATATATAAGGTTATATCAATTTCTATTTAGATCGAAATCTTACACTAATTACAATCGAAAAGTACATTCCTCTAATACAAATGACAATTATATAAACATCAAGATTATATTTTTGTAATACAAACGATAATTACGAAGATAATTATCTCTAATTTAACATAAGACATCCGCCCCAAGGCCGTTTGTCTCTTTTGAATCTATTTACCAACCAGTCCTCTTAGACAGAAGATTTTTTAGCGTGATTGAAATATAGATAATACATTACATGTTATTAtactaataataaaatatatgtgttaaaaaattaataacttacaaaatataatattacatcatttatataaaaacacgtgtgTACGACTTATATTCTTGTCTTAATGAAAATTTTTTACCTCTTGAACAAATAGGTTCTTTTTCGGGCCTACGTGGCGGCACAGTGAGCTGCCCTCATCGTCCTCCTACCAAAAACCGCGATCGGATTCAGCGGTTTGAGACCACTTAATCAGAGAAAATGGAGCTCCGCAGTATCCGTAATCCCCTGCGTCATCTTCCCGTGCTCTCAAATTGCTCCTACCAAATTAAATCCTCCCAAATTCGCACTTTCTCAGTTCGGAGCTGCCGGTTAGACGTCAGCGAATCACACAAGGTAAGTGCACCTGCAATTCCCACTAACTCGGGTTCTGTTTGGTTTCTGAGAAAATGTGAGAAAGTGACTGAGAAAGTTGTAAATTATGGCTATTAGATATGCCAGCTGAGTTTTGAAGTTTGTATATTTGGTTCACAGTTTGTGGATCAGAAAGATTGGAGTTTTGAAGTTTGGATTCTCGGAAAATGTGGGAAAGTGGCTGGGAAAGTTGTGATTTATGATTCCTTGATGTacaagtttgaatttttaaaatttgggtATTTTAATTCACATTCTGGGGAGCATAaagatttaattattttatgtttcTTTATCTTTGGGTTTCTCACATTATCCTGAACTCTGTACTCTGTTTGGATACTCGGAAAATGCGGGCAAGTGACTGGGAAAGTTGTAAATTATTATTCTTGGATAtgcaagtttgaattttgatgaGCATAAAAACAGATTCGTATGTTTCTTAATCTTGTTCGCATTGGTTTTGCTTACATTGTGTTTTGAATTGCTGATAAGAAATTTGTGGTTGTTCTTATCTTCTGTGCTTCGAGAAGTTGCAGCTGGTTTTGGAAGTGAAGGGGAAGCTTGAGAAAGATTATCGAAGTCTTCCTGTAGGGAAAAATGGAAGAGATGATGAGGATATGATCCTCTGGTTTCTCAAGGACCGCAAGTTTTCGGTCGAAGATGCTGTTGAAAGATTGAATAAAGCAATTGTATCCTTCGCTAGCTCGATCAATTGCATTATTTGCATTAGTCGTTGCTTGAACATGTTCAGTCACTTACATTTTACGTTGGAAAGGTTCTTTCCTTTTAGAGTTTTCACACCTTAAGCAGGAAAAATAATTATGATTACAGTTTCTTTTTTGGTATTTCCCTAATCATGAGATAGAAATGGCGTCAAGAATTCAGAGTGTCCGAATTGTCTCAAGATTCAGTGAAGGGTATAGCGGAAACTGGAAAAGCTTATGTACACGACTTTCTCGATGTTAACGGCAGGCCAGTTCTCATAGTGGATGCTTCTAAGCATCTTCCTGCTGTAAGTTTTATTCTTTTGGTCATGTCCGACTCCATACCATATAAACTTAATATTCTTGAGGTGTTACATACCAATTTTAATCAACAAAATAGTGTTAGTTTGTACACCGTTTCGAAAATTGTGATCaatcttttgctacttttgGCTTAGATCAAGTTTTGTATGGTACATTGGTAACTGTACAAAAAGTGCCACAGGTGCATGACCCTGCTGAGAATGAGAAGCTCTGCGTGTTTTTGATTGAGAAGGCGTTGAGTGCCCTTCCAGAAGGGTGTGAAGAAATACTCGGAATCTTCGATCTACGAGGGTTTGGTAGAGAAAATACAGATTTAGATTTCATAACATTTTTGGTAAGCTTTACGAGCTACCTGCTGATTGATCCTTTGATTACTTACTTTAAAGAAATTAGCATTTTTTCTTGTTGCTGCTTCTGCTTGTCATACATCGTAATTAAAGAACTTTGATCTGCTAATCAGATTTTATCGTTTAGTTTTGATATTAACCGTCAAGACGATTATATGATGCCCATTGTGAGTTGATTCCTTATCTCTTGCAGTTTGATATTTTCTACTACTATTATCCAAAGCGATTGGGCCAAGTCCTCTTCGTGGAAGCTCCGTTTATATTCAAGCCAATTTGGCTGCTCGCCAAACCGCTGTTAAAATCGTATTCTTCGCTGGTATGTATTGCAGTCAAAGATGAATATCTACGTACCATATTGTTcaaaaaaactattttgggtCAAAAGGAAGTTTCATAATGCGTTCTATACTGGTACAACATTCGAATTTGATACCTTTAGTATGTGCATATCTTATTAAGAGGAAGAGGATATCCAACAGAGTTCTTGAAAGTTTTGCTTTAAGAAACTCCTCCACCTATTTGTGTAAGAGCAAAAGAAAAGGGGAACCGGTAAAAAACCGATGTAGCGTTACAAACCAGAAGCATGCTTAGCCACAAAATTTCTGAAAGTTTATTCTTACTTCGTGACGTTAGGCAAACTATAGAGGTTTTCTCCTACAGAGTTCttaaattttttcttcaatgaGGGCTGTCAATTAAGTTACGAAAGCGATTAGGTGTCTATTGTTGTGAATCTGATGCATACTCCCTACTGCAGACTTTCTGCAGTCCGGACCTTAGTCCGCAACTTATTCATTTCATTTGAAGTAATTGTCTTTTGTTATCTGTCCACTTTTATTTCATTTGAAGTAAATTGTCTTTTGAAGGTGAGGTTTTGCTCCGTGGAGACCGTCAGGAAGGAGTACTTTACAGAAGCAACGGTGCCAGCTAAATTTAGAGACTGAGAAATGTTACTCTCAAGTTTTGACTTGATGCACTATAGTACATGTTTTTTTGTAGAAATATATGTGACTTTCAATGTAACGAATTTCAATTGACAAGAAGCGTCGTGCTTTTGAGTTTCGGTGATCCGTTACCGCGGAAGCATGTAGCATATGTATCACAATTTCTGTATTTAGCAAAGAATTTTTACTGAATAAGATGTGTATTGAAATCGAAAGAGTACGTAAAATCTAATCCATCATCTTCTGTTCTCTTACTGGCAAAGATGCCCTAGCTGCGCCTTGATTGCCGATCATGGGCAGCTTGACTTGACTACAATACACAACCaccagaagaaaaagaagtaaAACAAGTACAAAAATGGGGGAGGATGCAACCTCCATGTTTAGGGTCAAAATGCTGGTCCGAGATCGACTTGTACTCGACCATAAATACTCTCCTTCGACCAGGGCAGCTCCTAATGTCCAAGTAACGTCTGGAGGACCAAAAACGATCTCTTTGTCACCAAGACACAGAGCATCCTCGACAAGTGATGCCGTGTAAGGTACCCGAAAACAATATTGCCAAGCAAAATAACCATTTTGTGAGTTGCCGGTTTGGTCGGACCATGATTTGGAGCATAGTTGCTGGCCTTTCTCCCATATCTTGGGCAAGGTGGCTCGGCCACTCAAATTCAACTTGTCATAAACTGCGAAAAATCCAGATAAGGCGTGAAAGCGGGCTGTGGGGTGAGCAACGGCTGTCAAATTCACCATTTCACTCCCTGTGACAATGAGCAGGGAATGAATTACAACAGTGATATGAATCCTCAAAATCAAGttcaataagaaggaaaaagaaagtaaacaGAGTAATGCAAGTAGAGTTATTGCGATGTAATGAACGAAAAAAGGGGAATTCGAACTTGGGAATGCAAACAGCCAAACTGAGACCCGTCTTTCACCCAAATGAACGTAAATTTTTTCTGAGATATAATTCTCCGTAAAAGTATGTGACTTTTCGACAAAGGAAAGACTTTCTTTAACTGAATGAGTTGAGTCAAAGTGCATAAAGATCAAGATTTTGAGAAAACGACATAATTTGTAGCTGGTGGGGAATGAAAGGAGTGTTTACCCTTATCAGAACATGACCTTGTTCCTTGTTCTGCGTCAGATGTGCTTGAATTGATAGCAGCAGCCCTAGCAAGTGTTCTGCATTGCTCCCAATCCGGTGCTCCAACCAGATGCACCGAAGGAAATTTAGTTTCTGGCAATTGGCCAATGACATTTTTCCGATCAGCACAATTTTGTCGCACACAACCATAGCACGTATAGTTTTGGACCACATCAGTACGAAGACAAGGATGTCGGATCTCTAATACACCTGCAGCACTTTCTCTGCGTTGGCTCAGCATAGCAACTGTCCGATCAAATGCTTCATTTAATCCGAATTCTGACAATGAGTAAGCTAAAATCTCGTGTTCAACAAAGCCAAATTTTGATCTCAGCAAGTTTGCATCTTCTCTTTCACGATCAGTTTGCACTACAACCTGCAACGATGAACCTCCCAAGTCGAGAAGTCCCAAAGTGGGTGACCTTGAAGGATTCTGAAAACTACGGATTTTATAATTTAGAGCAACCCAACCATAATAAGCTTCTTCTTTGCCACTCAACACCCTAATCCAACTCTTTTTGTACAAAAAAGAACATTCTTTTAGGACGGATTCGATATCATCTAAGACCTGCCTAGAATCCTCCACTGCCAATCTCCTTAATCCAGCAGTAGCAAGAACAAAAATAGGAGTCTCTCTGCGTCTTTCCGAAGGAACCTTATGTTCCGCCAATGTAATTAGTGGTTCCAAAGAGGCTCTTACTCCCGACAAGTTTCCAACAAATTTATCCAAACCAGGCTCAGTTTGCAGACAGTGATACTTACAGCTCTTTGAAACCATACCCTTAGTTGAATTATCCGGATAAGAGTACAACAATGAAGGCAGTTCCTTACCACTAACACCCATTACCAGCCACTCGTACACGTTAACTCGGGTACCCGTGCTTCCACAATCAACAACCACAGTAAAGTATGACCCTTTAGATGCACTAGCACTACGGCCTTTCGTGGAATTAAATCCAAAATAGGCACCAAAGAACAAGAGCATTATAACTATGATCATAATACTTGTTTTGAATGCCTGTTTATATTGAGTGGATCCCATGATTGAGAGCTTAAGTTTTTAAGGAGATTTGGGTTCCATAGATGCATCACCAACAAGAATGCATCCCAAATTTAATAACAGCTCTTTAACGCTCACTTCACCTTCAATTTTCCGACAAACCCCACTCCGAAATACACTGATTGTAGGATTAGAAGAGAGATAAGTTTCAATTTAGTGTCTATTCcctttgatgaaaaatcattcaCCTCTACCTTCACACATACCATGGATTATGATCcgatccaatccaatccaatcccgGACACCAAACGATCCCTAAATGTTATTGTTACAAGTCAACTAGGAGATAGCACAATAGtctaaagttgaaaaccaatcAATGTCCTACTTCCTTACTACTCACTTGATCAAATTCAAATCCAAATcgaaaaccattcaactgaatGTGACCTAATTGACATAACTTTCGCAATCTCAATTCGATGAAGCAAAATTGAAAATAGCCAGGCAAAGCTGCAGAAAAGGTCTACGCAAGCAAACTTCAGCATGTACATAAAAAGTGAGCTGGAAAACCTACAAAATCAGCATTGAACAAACAAATCTGTCATGCCTTGTTCGATGTCcaggattggattggataactCGCTAGATTCAATCAGACAATCCTAAATACCAAACAGAGCACAGGAATGCAAAACCCAGCTGCCATGATTAGCCAAAAGCCACAAAGTTTCCATCTTTGTCAAGAAATCGGAAAAATAGTTTGCTTAAAATGGGCATCACAGAAGAAAATGATAGGTAGGCGAAAAAGGAGACGTGCAAAAAAaggcatataatataattatgcgGAAAATGACATGATTGAAAGAAAGA
Encoded proteins:
- the LOC103437695 gene encoding plant UBX domain-containing protein 10-like, which encodes MREGIRSAAEPSCSGIVRRMVSLPRSLMGGFSRAVGHGRHLIGIGSGRRTQTLPSNFPMQNPEEPLILPEVSASFLTSFEQQYGTMHPFFYACSFMEALKMAEDEHKFLFIYLHSPEHPFTPSFCRETLSSEVVVQFLDANFVSWGAIADREEGLQMAATLRPTCFPFCAIIAPVAGDNIAVLQQMEGPITPTELVGILQQTVEEQGLAFRSSKAKKAEKIIADRRLREEQDAAYLAALQIDKEKERLKNLPPAVRPHKPAEAPNKANHERLQNHSVKQQHGKTREASTDPQDPQAARILIRFPNGERREQCFLCTDKLQAVYRYIDSLGVPGIGGNYRLVSSFPRKVYGVDQMGITLKDAGLHPRASLFLELV
- the LOC103437696 gene encoding phosphatidylinositol transfer protein CSR1 isoform X1; the encoded protein is MELRSIRNPLRHLPVLSNCSYQIKSSQIRTFSVRSCRLDVSESHKLQLVLEVKGKLEKDYRSLPVGKNGRDDEDMILWFLKDRKFSVEDAVERLNKAIKWRQEFRVSELSQDSVKGIAETGKAYVHDFLDVNGRPVLIVDASKHLPAVHDPAENEKLCVFLIEKALSALPEGCEEILGIFDLRGFGRENTDLDFITFLFDIFYYYYPKRLGQVLFVEAPFIFKPIWLLAKPLLKSYSSLVRFCSVETVRKEYFTEATVPAKFRD
- the LOC103437696 gene encoding phosphatidylinositol transfer protein CSR1 isoform X2, translating into MELRSIRNPLRHLPVLSNCSYQIKSSQIRTFSVRSCRLDVSESHKLVLEVKGKLEKDYRSLPVGKNGRDDEDMILWFLKDRKFSVEDAVERLNKAIKWRQEFRVSELSQDSVKGIAETGKAYVHDFLDVNGRPVLIVDASKHLPAVHDPAENEKLCVFLIEKALSALPEGCEEILGIFDLRGFGRENTDLDFITFLFDIFYYYYPKRLGQVLFVEAPFIFKPIWLLAKPLLKSYSSLVRFCSVETVRKEYFTEATVPAKFRD
- the LOC103438120 gene encoding probable apyrase 7, coding for MGSTQYKQAFKTSIMIIVIMLLFFGAYFGFNSTKGRSASASKGSYFTVVVDCGSTGTRVNVYEWLVMGVSGKELPSLLYSYPDNSTKGMVSKSCKYHCLQTEPGLDKFVGNLSGVRASLEPLITLAEHKVPSERRRETPIFVLATAGLRRLAVEDSRQVLDDIESVLKECSFLYKKSWIRVLSGKEEAYYGWVALNYKIRSFQNPSRSPTLGLLDLGGSSLQVVVQTDREREDANLLRSKFGFVEHEILAYSLSEFGLNEAFDRTVAMLSQRRESAAGVLEIRHPCLRTDVVQNYTCYGCVRQNCADRKNVIGQLPETKFPSVHLVGAPDWEQCRTLARAAAINSSTSDAEQGTRSCSDKGSEMVNLTAVAHPTARFHALSGFFAVYDKLNLSGRATLPKIWEKGQQLCSKSWSDQTGNSQNGYFAWQYCFRVPYTASLVEDALCLGDKEIVFGPPDVTWTLGAALVEGEYLWSSTSRSRTSILTLNMEVASSPIFVLVLLLFLLVVVYCSQVKLPMIGNQGAARASLPVREQKMMD